The Pecten maximus chromosome 6, xPecMax1.1, whole genome shotgun sequence DNA window tcgtgacattttaggtattttcttttcaaGTTTACTGCTAGTCTGCTGGAGAGAAAGCTTGatagaaagtgatatcattgtgataatttacatttaattgactgacatctatcctacaacataattttcataacatatctaagtaaatacttttatttagagtgaacagtgagttaaatcatttccagaaataattaaaaatgatgtaattttgcagctatttttttgtaacttgttgcttatataattatctttccaaacttgaataaaaaagatcattggccaagcttgaaataagtccccccccccccccccttttttttcagtgagggaaggaagcttaagtgttcatgcaaggaatttattttccaatagcaaattatctccccttagtttttgtttgctaaatgtgtcgcgcgtgaaatgtgttttccggtcaaaaatgtcgctcacgcactttctcccccatgagaattttaaaaagttggcaagtatgatATTAACATTTGCACTATGCTACTCTCTGTACGAGATGCTGTAGTGTAAATGAACTTCTGATTTTATTCAAATTGTGATACTTGGTGCCTCTTTCATTGCATTTaggccaaaaaaaaaattagctgtgtttactgtaacctgttGGGAAAAAAtagggtaggtaggtagggattttttttttttttcttttttttttttttttaatatttgcaGGGCTTCCATCTTTTGAAAGCACCTCATACGCATTTGAAACATTGCTTGCTTCATTAATTTCAGCCTTTTTATATGTTTAGAACAGCTCCAACATACTTTATCATTGTCTATGCATGtactgtatgttttatactattTTATCTGTATTTACATCTTCTGTAGCAACTGGGAGAGATTAAATCACATCAAGATGCTAATTTTCTGCTTGTGTCAGCTTGGATTTCAATGTCGAGACAGATTTGtaaattttgttaaacattagGTAGTCTCCCTCCCCTTGAGGAAGAGTTTGTCAAATTAATATGTATTATTAAAAGAGATACTCGAGAACTCAGCATTAAAACATCATTTCTTTCAAGTTTAATAAAAGGAAACATTCAACAGATTAAGCACATCAATCTAAcagtaaattatattttcatgGTCTATACACAGAGAAACAAATTGCTTCATTATGTTCGgatcagatgacctaaaaaggtCGAGCTACTACTGCCTGTTTTCCTTTGCTAGTGCAAGATGCACACATAGGCAAcactgttttgtattttttaagtAACTGTGTGTCCACATCTGAATTTTCTGCTGTACAAAAGCAGCAGATATCGGTGCGTCCCAGGCTGCTTGCATAAAATTGCAACTCAACTGTTGTGGAACAAGTGATGTTACTTCGACACATGACTTTTGTGTATAGGCTTGTTGTCGGTGGCAAAAGAGGGCTGCCGCAAGTATACTCAAATTCGCTAGTAGCAAGGGCTACAGTCATTGTTTGTCTATCAGTTAGTTTATGTCTACTGTATATGACCCTAGGCTTTTGGCACTCCACACATGTCACAACAGCTCTAGCATTCTGGCTAGTACATAAATGGGGATCTGGTTCAGGTAATGCTGCATCCTCTTCCTGTTGATCCGAAGTAGCAGGTTCTCGGTCGACAGCAGTAGCTCCTTCACCTCGATTCTCAGCAGCAGCTGGTTGTCCAACATCTACAAGGAAAGAGGTTTGACACCAACAAAACTTAATTAAACTTATATTTCgaacaaatttgttttttctATGAAAAGAATTGTACCGCAATTCTAAGACATGacattgaaatattattaaaacagGAAATCTGCTGAAATATGTTTGCTCACGAGTAAAAATCCTTATGCATGCATGAACACCTGGTAAATTCAGCtgcatgtttatattttgaatatacGCCTTTAAACAGTCTGAATGTTTGCTATCTTTGATATTCACAGtaaaacatgttgttactgAGATATGTgagaaaatatttcttttatatatgGATTCTCATTGTATTTACCATATTGTCATCTTCTAAAATGTCTTTTCAGAATTCTGAATACTAAAtcataatatcattttaatattgaaGAGATATTAATTCCAATACCTGCAGTTCTTTTTTCCTTTCGCTTAGGGGCTGCCTTAAGTGAAGGTCTGTCCTTCTCATCTGTATCCATGTCCTCTACCTCGGAATACGGGCGGTAATGGTCTCCGCTTGCATCAAGGACTGGATCGGGGAGCCAATTTAGTTGTTCCCGTGGTAGTGTCGGTGCAGAGCAGCAGGACAAATCCTCACACTTCCTGACTTGGAAGGTATAGTGTCTAGATCTACTGTGCGATGCCATCCAAGACGTGTAGGATTCTACCTTACTTGCATGAGCCTTGGTTAACTTCTGCAAGTCCAGATCTGGGAACAGCTCTCGGAGATGTCGCTTTAAGAGATCAATGTCAGTGTCTGGTACTGGATCCATTGCTGCAAAGGGAACATCTTTCAGGCTCAAGCGGAGGAACCGATTTCGGATAATGGACTGCACAGGCTCGACAACGTCTATCCATGACTGTTTCAGTTCTGGCTTTTTTGTGTTCAAGAGCTCTCTCATGTCTGCCATACCATTACAGCGTTTGAAATACTTCTCGCTCTCCTCATCTGACACTTCTCTCTGGAGTGCCACGTTCTGGAGACCAAGATTCAAGATACTCATAACTCGCTCAGCTGGGTTTACATAGCTGTGTCCTGGGGCACATCGACCCAATATTATCATATCCAAGTTAAGTTCTCTGAACAAGCAAATGGTAGCACATTTCACACTTTCGATGTTGTTGCGTTGGTCAGTCCCACCATCTGTAAACTTCATCAGGATAGGTTGCATGGTTTCTTTTTCTGCTAGTAGTTTAGCAAGCACTGCATTATGCCGAAAAGGAGATGACTGCTGCAATACAGAATCATTTATGACTGTTGTGACTTGTCCACGAACAAACGAGTCATTAATTTCCTTTGGAATATCACACTGGAGGATCACTGATGGTGTGAGTGATGAGTGATTCATGTCGTGATCAAGCGCAACCAAAGTGGTGGTAGAAGGGACA harbors:
- the LOC117329869 gene encoding uncharacterized protein LOC117329869, whose translation is MVHILSRLNMELVMCNALWYTTNHHATIDDAAKHKAEVHSFPQAFSAFDGFNDIKRKKHKSLPMTSSELASHSEALYSLLMKPVTNSSATWKTAGTQISELADCLSAYSNYLKNQTKIMLEHHANDHPARTIDKDATVEHRHKCSFGVKPMYVILDEAMKAAGENTPVFFDEHHHVENLFPSNQHRARFLTDLQLSMPVDMVRFSPGGSSLSIVCLMAVQASRSLPEMLTQTARFLQTARPRLKEFHTRAQRRHFKEQLKNVASVLPSVCDMIYKELAMDAAIAAHPITQERLRLIFLGNTGLVRDLRSLNPGRPSGKFDTFFDALSGQIENITAADDRRHGVAHLSEFISLKEMITKAKNECPEGTPIPSKSLVRLQFAPRNPYSKTAHNFTSRINVQHKIQRRQLRVSHPDDHYCNAQFKYLKQKAINQQNCTLLFCDDKAKVPFGDPGHLISTGVRGKKTIVPSTTTLVALDHDMNHSSLTPSVILQCDIPKEINDSFVRGQVTTVINDSVLQQSSPFRHNAVLAKLLAEKETMQPILMKFTDGGTDQRNNIESVKCATICLFRELNLDMIILGRCAPGHSYVNPAERVMSILNLGLQNVALQREVSDEESEKYFKRCNGMADMRELLNTKKPELKQSWIDVVEPVQSIIRNRFLRLSLKDVPFAAMDPVPDTDIDLLKRHLRELFPDLDLQKLTKAHASKVESYTSWMASHSRSRHYTFQVRKCEDLSCCSAPTLPREQLNWLPDPVLDASGDHYRPYSEVEDMDTDEKDRPSLKAAPKRKEKRTADVGQPAAAENRGEGATAVDREPATSDQQEEDAALPEPDPHLCTSQNARAVVTCVECQKPRVIYSRHKLTDRQTMTVALATSEFEYTCGSPLLPPTTSLYTKVMCRSNITCSTTVELQFYASSLGRTDICCFCTAENSDVDTQLLKKYKTVLPMCASCTSKGKQAVVARPF